A genomic window from Cytobacillus suaedae includes:
- a CDS encoding spore maturation protein, whose translation MVNIIWVAMTIVGIIFALINGTIEEVNKAVFKGAEDGVTISIGLISILVFWLGLMKIAQVSGLLEKLSKLFRPFVRRLFPEVPVDHPAMGYMLSNMIANMFGLGNAATPMGIKAMEQLKELNGGSSEASRSMITFLAINTSSLTLIPTTVIAIRMTYDSANPTEIVGTTLIATLCSTIGAIIIDRFFYYRRTRKGGKKK comes from the coding sequence ATGGTTAATATTATTTGGGTCGCAATGACAATAGTTGGAATTATTTTTGCGTTAATCAATGGGACAATTGAAGAGGTTAATAAAGCTGTATTTAAGGGTGCCGAAGATGGAGTAACAATTAGTATAGGTCTTATTAGTATTTTAGTTTTTTGGTTAGGATTAATGAAAATTGCGCAAGTCTCTGGTTTATTAGAGAAACTCTCGAAACTGTTTCGTCCATTTGTAAGAAGATTATTTCCTGAGGTTCCAGTGGATCACCCTGCGATGGGTTATATGTTATCAAACATGATTGCAAACATGTTTGGTTTAGGGAATGCAGCAACACCAATGGGGATAAAGGCAATGGAACAGTTAAAGGAATTAAATGGAGGAAGTTCAGAGGCTAGTCGTTCAATGATCACTTTTTTAGCGATTAATACTTCAAGCTTAACTTTAATCCCAACAACTGTAATTGCAATACGTATGACATACGATTCTGCCAATCCAACAGAAATCGTTGGAACAACACTAATTGCTACCTTGTGTTCAACAATCGGAGCAATCATCATAGACCGCTTCTTTTATTATAGGAGAACCAGAAAAGGAGGTAAAAAGAAATGA
- a CDS encoding D-alanyl-D-alanine carboxypeptidase, with protein sequence MTLPTRSLIMVTIIMIMLSFLPQKMSAFGDVSARSAILIEQESGRILYSKDIHTERRIASITKIMTAILAVESGKMNELVKVSDKAVRTEGSSLYLQPNEKIKLENLVYGLMLRSGNDAAVAIAEHIGGSLEGFAFLMNQKAAEIGMVNTAFANPHGLDDHENHYSTAYDMALLTRYAMNNEEFKKVFGTKVYRAPNPNEKWDRIWKNKNKLLTGLYSFSTGGKTGYTKLANRTLVSTASKDGLDLIAVTIDASDDWNDHIHLFNTGFKNYKLVKLVKNGPIKSINDPFYKDKVKVNRDFSYPLTLSEKRQVKLSLTLVDSKKKGWEDENEVPSIVGKMIIKMGNEHIGELPLYFEKEVENDKSFWSIIKNLFLIMLGVENYG encoded by the coding sequence ATGACACTACCTACTCGGAGCCTAATCATGGTAACGATCATAATGATTATGTTATCATTTTTGCCCCAAAAGATGAGTGCGTTTGGTGATGTAAGTGCAAGAAGTGCAATTCTGATAGAACAAGAGTCTGGAAGGATACTATATTCAAAAGATATTCATACTGAACGTAGAATCGCAAGTATAACTAAAATCATGACAGCTATTTTGGCTGTCGAATCAGGAAAGATGAATGAGCTTGTGAAGGTTAGTGATAAGGCAGTTCGAACCGAGGGTTCATCTTTATATTTACAACCAAATGAAAAGATTAAACTGGAAAACTTGGTATATGGGCTTATGTTAAGGTCAGGAAATGATGCTGCAGTAGCCATTGCAGAACATATTGGGGGAAGTTTAGAGGGCTTTGCTTTTCTAATGAACCAAAAGGCTGCTGAAATCGGAATGGTCAATACAGCGTTTGCAAATCCTCATGGACTTGATGATCACGAAAATCACTATTCAACAGCTTATGATATGGCGTTACTAACTAGATATGCAATGAATAATGAAGAATTCAAGAAAGTCTTTGGTACAAAAGTGTATCGTGCTCCTAATCCTAATGAAAAATGGGACAGGATATGGAAAAACAAAAATAAATTACTCACAGGGCTTTATTCATTTAGTACAGGTGGGAAAACAGGCTATACAAAGCTAGCCAACAGAACACTTGTCTCGACAGCATCAAAAGATGGACTAGATTTAATTGCTGTTACTATTGATGCTTCAGATGACTGGAATGATCATATCCATTTATTTAACACAGGCTTTAAGAACTACAAATTAGTAAAGTTAGTTAAAAATGGTCCAATTAAGAGCATAAATGATCCCTTTTATAAGGACAAAGTGAAAGTGAACAGAGATTTTTCTTACCCATTAACACTCTCAGAAAAAAGACAAGTTAAACTTTCTCTAACTCTAGTTGATTCAAAGAAAAAGGGGTGGGAGGATGAAAATGAGGTTCCTAGTATTGTTGGTAAAATGATTATAAAAATGGGGAATGAGCACATTGGTGAGTTACCATTGTACTTTGAAAAAGAAGTGGAGAATGATAAATCGTTTTGGTCAATTATTAAAAATCTATTCTTAATTATGTTAGGTGTCGAAAATTATGGTTAA